ATGGAGACAAGCAGCCTGAGCTGCAAGAAAGCCACCCGCAACCCCACccacacccctcctcctccacctgcgtCGTTGCTGTCGCCGGTAACGGAAGTAGTGGCTAAGGACATGAGCTCTGCCACGAGCGGCGCTgcagtggtggtgggggggctggaggACGACAAGGACAGGATTGTTGTGGAGATCATGCAGATGTacagcaggcagcaggaaaAGCTGAACTCCACCCTGcacaagcagctgcagctcGAAATGGTGAGTTGGTCGTCAGAAGGAACCAAGACCAAGACAAATGAGCCCCTGACAAGACCATAACTGTCCTCACCTATTAAGTGTCCTTCATGTAGATGTGGAGGTGATGTTCACCTCCTGCCGTCCCTTAgatctctttctcctctcaccttattttgttcaaatgttGCTGTCACATGGTTCTGCAATCTGCAAGAATGAAGTTTATCTAAATTACAATGTTGAACAAATAGTTGTATATTATTAAAACACAtatagaaatacagaaatagaGTTGACCTACATTATAGCGATGCTCACATCTGCTGTTGAAATATGTCACAGTATTTGAACTCCAACTGACTTTGGAGaaaattgcttttgttttccaaaatgagACATTAGTTAAACAATATGTGGTtgaataactaaaaaaaaagtcaaatgtatGTACACAACACTTGTAGTTTTTGCTTCTGTCTAAATTTGCGCAGCACGGAGGGCAGCATAAGCAGTAGAAGCCTTCATCCAGGTCCCTTGTGATATCAAACATCTGAGCTCCCTGTGGAGGCGCAGAAACATaaagcatttttctttacaGGGGTCAGCGTATcgcattattattgttatttccCCTGACttagtctctctgtctccaggaGTTGGAGGCGTTGCGTGGGGGCGAGGCGGCGAGGCTACGAGAGCTGAGCGCCGAGCAACGGGAGCTGCGCTGTGAGCTGGAAGCGGTGCACAGTGAGCAGGCGCGGCAGCTCAGCCAGGCCCGCCAGGAGCAACTGGAGCTGGAGACCCGTCTGGATCAGCTCCGACAGCAAGCCTGTGCCTGCGAGCCGGGCGCACAACGCCAGCAAGAAGCCCACTACACTGAACAGGTACGGAGGGGAGCGCACGCATGTGCAGCACTGATTTTGGTAACAGTCTGAATGAATCACAGtgacatatacagtatgcacaTAACACTTGCATTTTTTATCTCAAAGACGTGGCAGTGCTGTGCTTCATGGGAAAATTCAAACCAAGCAAGCATCAGTGCTGCACTCCATATAATAACCATTCCTCACATGTCTAAGTGTTTTTTGATGTCAAATTAGAATTACATAAGAAATTGCTTTTGTGATCTTGTTGAATAGATATGACCATTCGCACTGTAACGCAGCACATCTAGAAAAGAGGGTGAGACAAATAATATCATGTAAACATCACTATGTTTTATCCTCATTATGTTGCAGGTCAGCACTCAATAAAGACTAGCAATATGCCTGGACCAGTGGGTGTCCACTAAATGTACAAATGTTTTGAGATTTCTTTGAGAATTTTTCCATCAGAtattcaaacaaatgaaaaatcataCAGTCATCAcccacatgttttttttttcctaccaaaaaaagcagagatgtgGTCCTGTAGCCTTTGTGTGAACAGTTAAGTTTAGAGCCAACACTAAATAAATTTGCTTGTATGCACTTCAAATGTGAGTCACCACGCGGTTTAGCAGCgtgaaaacacatacaaatgcCTGCAATCTGAGCCTTTGTTTAGGTTTCCACTGGACTTTATCTTGAGACAGGTTCTGTTTTGTTGGCTCAGGACTGCAGTATCCCCCTCCTGTTTGTTACCGAGGCTCCTGCTCCTCCTAACCCACTCCTCTTGGCATCAAACTCAGGATGTCTGCCAGTTAGGAAAGGGGttgtgcatatgtttgtgtgcttatGAAATTAGTGCTGGCCTAAAACGAGACAGTGTGTGAAGTAATTTACCACTTGTACACAAATCTTTcaagtaaaaacacagcagtgaatcTGTTGGAGGTGTCTTtacacatcatgtttttttgtctgactgACGGCACATTGATCAGGAAAGGAGGATGTAGTAGGCTGAGCATCAAAATGACAGAGCAATAAGCATTTAGTCTCTCCAATCAGGTTTTGTCTGCAGTCACCACACCAGAGACGGCCTGGTGTCTGCTGTACTTTGTCGGTTACGATAGCCTCTTAGCTAACTGCTTTTCAGCTGCTAtcagtttgtttgaaaatgtcttgCCGTGCTTTATGCCTTTCTTACAGGAAAAGCTGAgctaagattaaaaaaataaaatctctgaCAATCTTAATGGAGTTCTGTGCGATGCTGAATCATTCTTAGTCATCACAGAATCTTTTAATACGTCTTCCACAACACACCATGACTGATGACAGACTGTTGTTAAATGTGACAATGTGTTAGACTAAATGTCTTCAGATTTGCTGTAGGCATAAGTCGACCTCATGtgtgtctccttctctctgtgccCTCCCAGTTGTCGGAGCTGCGTCAGAGGCTGGAGCAGGCGGAAGCCGACcggcaggagctgcaggaggagctgcgCAGGGAGCGGGAGGCGAGGGAAAAGCTGGAACGTACAATCACCCAGCTCAGGCAGCAGATGGCCCAGTCTGGCACGGTGGGAGGCagcccctctcctcctcctaccCCTTCCACCGGACCCCCTAATGCCCAGTccccgccctcctcctcctcttcctctttctcagagGCCCCCGCGGCTGGCCAAAAGTAACTGCCACCCTTCCAGgcgcccccctccctccttcattTCTCTCCCAGTCACCCGCCAAACTCTACAGACACAAACAATTCAGCCTGAAGCAGAAAGGAGCTTCACATCACCTcaggctgttgttttttttttaagttgtgcATCTCACCCCTccacatttatttcagtaaagaactgacttttgtttttgtaatttaacatcatttaaaagaaaaaaaaatgttcttttttattattatttcttttgctttcctctcctctctttaaacagtatttaaagatttttttggggggggaggggggcatgTATGTTTGgatttaatttataatttttaCTGAACAAACAGCTGCTTCACAGATAGGAGTTTGGTCATGTAGAGACCAACTCAATTtatcaatattttgttttctccctcacGGTCGTCACcctcctctctcacccctccTTGCTCTCTGGATTCTGGAGCTAATGACTTGGAGATTTCAGACTtcagctcagacacacagacttgtCTAAGCTCTTCACGGCCATCACTTCATGCTGCTACCTGGCATGGTGACTGGTTCCCATGGACACAAAATGGCGCCTGGTTGCGTGCCCCTTCTCTATCATCCCGAACACTCAAGTACCAGCGACTGCAGGAAACTGCATGGACATTTcaacacagttttctttttttttttttctttttttcctcttcttatgaaacacagaaagaaaagtgtatTAGCTTCTGGAAAACATCAAATCTCTATGGAGAAGAAAGACCtttactgtacaaaaaaaaacaaaaaaaacaaaaaaaacacaaaacaaaacagatgtcaTAAAACCTCATGAAAAAATGCCAATAGTGACGCTGAACTTTAAATGAGTGTTTTGAGTGTGATGAGGTAGTTAGCAAATCATCTGGTCTGGACCCCCAGCTGCTCCTAACACAGGCTAGTTCTCCTCCTCAGTCTGCTGGGCAGCACCTGGACTCTTCTGTTGTACACCAAACAGTCTGTTGGTTGATTCACCAGCTGCCCGGTGTGTGTGTCGCGTCCCCGTCCTGTCCCATCCCGTCCCACCCGCCAGGTTTTCAGACTAGGGAAGAAGAAGCTCATGAGCAGTGTTATGCACTTAACGCGATCTCCTACCCTGAATCGCCTGGGAAAGGAATGTGTCTGGACACGGGGGGCTGGTTGAGACGGTGTAGCTTTtctaagaaagaagaaaggccAGCGTGTCACATGTACGGTAGCTGTACTGTGTTCGGACATTGTTGCATGCCCATACACACTCGAGTGTGTCAGTGCAGTCCAGGCATTCAGCCAGAACAATGGCCCCGGCGTTCCCAGCAGATGATCAAAGCTCCAGTCTGTCCCTGTTTTCTgggcttctttttcttttttgtatcaTTTGACTTCATTGTTAGCGGACGATTTTATCCCCACCCTGTTTGTCAGGCGTCATCTAAGAAACTGGGTCGCAGGTGAAAGCAGTTAGAGCATGGTGGTTTGGGCCTCAGGTCTGGCCCCTGCTTTACGTTATTCTGCCTGACTGAACAAACAGCACcaggcaggaagaggaagagagggcaGGCGAGGATTGAGGGGAACACTCGGGGGACTGGTGCAATCTTCCCCTCGGCAGGCTGGGTGGCCCAGACGCCGGAGGTGCAGAGGGAACCCCTTTTTGTTTCGTGCCATCAGAATGGGGGCAGCTGTTGTTGTCTGGGGGCCCCTCTACTGTGAGACTGTACAGGATCCCCCCTCCGCCCCAAAtctctcatccctccctccctccctcttccacaAAACGACcgtcactcactcacacatacccGTCCATCCATCTCCAGCGCCAGATCAGCTGGGggtgtgcagtgttttgtagATGCCCAGGAGAGCGAGCAGACATCCagccagaggaagagaggactTTTATTGTGTCAGTTGCCAGGCAAAAGCGCTTTTTATTGCCACTAAGGAGATCCTGTAAGCGAGTGTGCGCGTGTGTAAATAATTGTTTAAAAAGAGAAGGGGATCGGCCTCAGCTAAGctctgagcttttttttttttatgcatctGCTATAAATGCAAATTGATAGACATTCCACTGTGCTCCTTCCTGTTCAATGCAGACTTTCGTACACAACTTCCCTTTACAATAAGAGACCTTATAAAGCCGGGCAGAGTACAGTTGTGGTTTGTTTATAGtcacaaaagcaggtgcaagCCAGTAAAATGAAACCCATGTCGCAAATGTACACTCTACTATTGTTccatttaaacttttattgaaattatgaaagaaaatatgtaaCGTATTAACTAAAGATTTATATTCACTTTGTAAATACAGTAGTAATTAATATATTAACTGTTCttatatgaataaatattcaaaagGTTATATAATTTGGACCAGAACTAAGGCTTCAGGcgtttttgctttcttttgtttaaaaaaagtgatCAGACCTTGACTTTTGTCTGGTGGATGTGGGGAAGTGGAAAGCGTGGTTTACTGAGACATGATGCAGGACAAAGGCAAAATAGGAAAATAACACATtacaccccctcccccccgtGCCGAtgctttttaaaattgttttgttttagatgtCATCTTGACAGCCAGCTTAATGTGTAGTATGATGAGCTTTTCCCACTTTGTTAAATCTCCTTCCTTGAGCTCAACTGAAAACTAAACATTTGTTGACGCAAATGcattttggggggaaaaaaatgaaaaatgacctttttttgcatgtttcgCTGCCCCTTATGTTTTGTGTCACCATGTCGCTCTTTCAACCTGTTCACTGTTAGAAAAAGTTTCTCCCCCCTCACGTAACACACAAACTATTGAAATGGCTCATATGCATGAACATTGAACATGTGCAAGTTTTATATCATTACTGGTTTAGAGGTTGGCTAATTATAAAGTCAGATTATGAAGAACATAAAATGTAGCCAAATTTGATTTGGAaatgatgtgagtgtgtgtgtttgtgagagagagtgtgtgtgtgtgtgtttgtttgttggccTCCCATGTCTGACTTAAAGCACAGCAGCTTTGAAAAGGGAAAGAGTTAACTTGCTCATGTACCTCtggatgttgttattttttctgattctgatcataTATCCTTATGTGGATGTATTAGCATCACTCAAAAGATAATCAGTATTAGTTTTTATTGACTTATTTACCTCTTAGGcagagcaaaattaaaaaaaaacaaaaaaaatcatttcaatacATTAGCGGATAACTAACTTATCTCtgtaattttactttttgcGTAATTTGCATTTTATACACAAGGGGGCGTTGTTTAGCTAATTGTACaccataatgaaaaaaaaactatatttaaGTGAAAGGGGAGGAAAACTTCCCCTCTAACACGGTGTGCTGGgcctttttgcattttgcagtgTTATGAGAACTTGGATATGCTTTGTACAGAAATTTTTACAGGTGTGAAGTCTGCCCAACTGATATTAACAAGGTGAAAGGGGCATAGCGTTACCATGTGAACGCATTTGAATGCAGGATTTACATATTTGTTGCCTCCTGGctatgtgaaaaaaacaagtaaacaaagcCAAGGTGACCTTGGAGCTGTTTGCAGGTGGTTTGCTTTGTAGATGAACTTTCAGCCAGTAATTATTCTATGCCAGTGTGTGAGATGTAGGAAGTAGGGCCACATTGGTGATTGATCGTGCAGATCACCAGGGACTAAGAGGTACACCATGGTTTTATTTATACACATCCTATtatagatgaaaaaaaaatcatggctTGGCTAAAGAGAACCCTTTTCCCCCCTCAATGCTGttctgaaacatgaaacacagtgtCTGTGTATGACCATTGCATACTACGTTGCCAATACTACAGTGTGATGAGACTTTTGTTCTTGCATGAATCGAGACACTGTTCTCCTACCTCATGTTGTGAtataaaaagatgttttttaagCAGAAGACACTGCATCTCTAACTGTTTATCATTGATATTTACTAGTAAATTACATACCTGTAAATGCTTTTAGCTAATACCTCAGTTGTAtctagtgtttgttttttttctgtttttgccctTCCCTGATTTCGGATCTTGTAAATATACCCTGTATAGGCAATGAACTTGGATCAAATTCAAGTAAAGTTCTGTAGTGTCAAAGCAGTCTtgtcttttgccttttttcagctgcttgtCATGCTGATCTTGTCCTCAAAGCTGTCTTACTGTCTCAAGATAGatactcattcattcactcttaAAAGTCAACCACAATATGAACACAATCAGGATATCGTGGTCTTCATTCTTAAATGAATCGGAATCTGGAAAATGTTAACATGATGATGCGgtcaactcaactcaactcatgGGCTCAACAAAGTTTATTATAGTCCATAAAAGTCAGTAAGATTCATCATTGAGAAACCATAACTGTCTACCAAATGTTCTACCTACCTACCTTTGACatgttgatttatttcacatttgctcTGGTGGcgatgaaaagtcaggggagCACTGAAGTCATTAGTTTTAATTCTCCACAGACCATGAATGTTAGTTCCAAACGTCATGACAGTCTATCCATTGGTGATTTTGGTCTGGGCCAAAGCTCAAATTGCCATTCATAAAGCCAACCTggcttaaaaaagaaaagaaaacaaaaacatgatcatgaaaataattttcttccAATGAGACATTCAAGTTTCAGCAGCCAATCCCACTTCTTCTACCACGAGTCCTGAGTGTATTTGCTTGGTGCAGTCATGTTCTGTCCTCTGCAGCCAAGCTAAATTTAAATCTCCACTCACAGAAGCTGTCGGGAGGAAGCGCTGCCAAGCCCTGCGCTAGCTGCGAGGCTGGACAGACTACACATAAAACGACTGCTATCAGAAGGCTGTTGAGGAAGCAGAGCCAGGCAGCGTTCAGACCCAAGCATGCAGGTATTCCCACAGGTAGCAGGAGGAGCACAACCATAAAAATCAAGAACAGGGCCCATGTGTTCAGGAGCATACGCACGGCTTGGTGAACAACACTTACTCTGGAGTGAGTGCTACTTAGGTCTGCAGTTTGGTATTTCACAGGAGGATTTTTTAATAACCGTGTGCTGCACTCAGCGCCTAACGCTGCACATCCCAGGGTGAGCAGGAGCAACGTGACAACCTGCAGGATCTGAGAGGTGTGGAAGACCCAGCAGTGGTTAATCTGGCTGTGAGACACATCATCCAAGACAGGCAAGAAGTCAGACAGCAGGAAGACGTAGAGGGCAGTGAGGTACCACGTGAAGACGGTAACAAAGACGTAAACAAACCATCTGGTCCTGGCGGCGGTGGGTCGCAACCTCTGAGTAACAGTACAGAAATGATCCAAAGCAGCTACGACTACAACAGGCCACTGCAGTGCGCTGTAGACTTGTCCGAGGATTTGAACCAGCAAGCATACGTGATACCTGGTCAGCAGCAAGCCCAGGAGGAAGACGTATCCATCAGCGAGGACATGAAGGGTGGTGACAAAGAGGACCAGGGCTGTGTCGATGACAGCAAGAGAAATGCTAAAAACTCCCAGGAAGCTTCTGGAGATGTGGTTAATCTGAAGAAACACGAGGGTCCAGTTTAGCAGACATTTTCCTCCCAGACCGAACAGGATGGAGGGAATAGAGATATTCATGGTGTGCGGTCTGAGAGAgtttaaacaggaagtgcacAAGTTAGAGCAAAACAATCATTTCAAGTCTccataacattaaatattcatggtgaaataaacaaaaacattcatagTTAAACCTGCGCTTACTGATTTATTTGCAACTTGAAACTATATCTTTTAAGTTGACGTGACAAACTGTTGCTCATTCACACATCCAGGAGTCAGTCCTGTTTGTCAGGTTGATGCCAAAAAGATGCTATGAGAGGTTTGTCATTCTACAAATATCCTTTTCACATGCAAGTAGTCATGTGATACACAgctaatatttaaaaaaaatacagattataGTCATTTTAAAGTTCATCCTTAAACATTCTCAGTCATTATTTACTAACAGGTTCACAGCCCAAAGTTCATCAGGAATGTTTAGCTGTGGCTTAATCACATTTCACTGACTTTGAAGcacatattttctgtttacaaAAATCTAGCTCACCCCAAGGTCTTTTTACTAGCTAACAGCAGTACATTAACAACAATCTCGCCACTCAGTGATAATTTTATTTCCAGGAATCCTCAATCTGCACATTTTCTATTAGTTTCACAGGAGAATTGCCTTCACACTGGGAAAGAAACCAGAAGAGTGTTTTGCTGGTGCAGTGGATGGACCTTTTTGGCAAAATGTcccatttaacattttaacattatgTCACTGTGTGCACGCAATGAATTTAGTTTTTTGCCTTCAGTAACacttctttatgttttttatgtgcGAAGGCAACCTTTGTCTGAAACAGGACTGTGGAAAACGCTCTTTAACAAAGCCCgaattaaaagaacattttatgtttaatttgTAGTTTTATGTGTTCTTATGactgtaaagcactttgttaACCTTGTTTTCCAAGTAGTACACGTAGCTAAAGCTAATGCTGTCTGATACAACAGACGGGCAACTTGAGTTTTCAGTTCCCTTCAGCTTTTGTTGAAGCTTTCAGAGAGTTGATTGTTGCTGATTCAACCTTGTGCTCATTGTTGGAGATGTAGTGTGTTGTGCTTTTGAGCTGTTGCAGAAGAGGTGTTCTGATATTTAGTTGATACATTTAGTCTTTtgctaaaacaaaacatcagaaagtatGCAGACCTCAGCTCAACCTACGCTTTCCACCTGACTGTTGTGCCAGCTGACTGGTCGTCGGGCCCTCAGTCGCTCAGTTTTGTGCTGAGTTGAGTTATTCCTCATGTgatctctttgtgttttttgacaaATGACTGAGCACCACGTTCTGCTGTCCTCTCCATTAATTATTTATCTCCATCTACATCAAACTCTCAGATTCACCTGCTGCACCTGCGTCTGCTTCTGGATCCAGTATTACTTTATTCATCACACAATGATTTGAGTGCCACACATTTGGCAAAGTGTAATTAATTTTTATTCCTGCATGTGTACGAAAGAGAACCGCTACtagattttatttgtctgtccTGGGACAGAAGTTACAGGTCTTTAGTTGAGAAGCTCATGTCTTAGCTTGTTTGACCATGAATGGTATTTGACTGCACAGTGGGCTGGGCACTTTTATGTGCATAGCACTGAATAAACAACAAACCGGCTTACTGTCGAAGGGCTGTTGGGTTGGACCGCATTCGTTTTAGATAGACATACCTAATAAACTATTAGCTGAGTGTATAAACTAAGGCTGTCATTACCACACAGCATTTTAACACAATAAATGCATTGTTTTTGGAAACCAAGTCACATTTTGCACTGTTAAACTGTCATTATCAGAGAGATGGGAATACGATTAAgcacttttcattattttcatagCATTTCAACGCTGCAAAAAGTATCAGAAGTTTCATTTACCGAAAttcagttttgcattttaaatttccCTCAGTTTGACATGACGCTTTGGACACACAACACTCTCACATTTCTAAAtcaaatgcatgcaaatgcaCAGTTACGTTGTGGATTCATTACCTGTGTGAGTGCAGTCGTATGATGTTAAATGCAGCAGTGCATGTCTGTTTCCTCCTGGATCCAGCTTCAGGCCAACTGTGTCGTCAATAAGACTTTGTATAGAAGGCGTGGCTGTGAGGTGGTTAGTTCCCTTTGAACAAGGAAGTTTATAAATCACTTACACTTTAATACTCTGCCCAGGATTTTATGGAGTGGTGTTTAAATAGCCAAGGATGTCACAAAGGTTCATTTCATGTAAGATTTCCGATTCTCAAGATTAATGCAGTCCATTACAACAGCAGAGAGCATGTGGTTAACTGCGGTCTGAGTAGGTGTGATTTCTATGTGTGACTACAAAAAGGGAACCAGCACTACTGGGTGCATGAAGTTTGTACTTTTGCACATGTTTTAATTCTACTTTGTCCTACTAAAATCTGTGATTACTGCTTACAATTTTGTTTCTTCCCTGAAATGTCACTTTCACAATAAAGAAGGGAAGTTTAAAACAATGTATTGCAttcattattttacagtgaCTGTGATCTACTCATACTCATGTAAAGTGCTCTGATCTGATCTACTTGCATGGGGAACTCAAATCAATTGGACATACACTGTAcgtaagattaaaaaaaaaactgcattacaGTTATGTTTTGATAAACTCTGTTATGATCATTATTTATGTAACAAAACATCACCATCCACTATAACAGTACACACCAGAAAAACacgtaataataataatatgaaggAAGTAATTAGAGACTACATGGGGTTTGTCTGTATACTGTAGAAACAGAGTAAAAGATacaaaatgatgtaaaaaaGAACACTTTTAACATAATATCACAATACGGTGTGACACAGTATGGgaaataaatacaacataagGTGAGATGTAATATGTAGTGTAACACAACATGGGCCTGTTGGATAGTACAGCAACATTCGCACAGAATATTTATTGTACAGCATAAataattatcatcattatcatcatgtttttacattaatttattgtttcatcTAAGTTGTATTGCTCCTCCTTGTCTGTGCACCAAGTGGCTTTAGGTATGTTACGGAAACAATTGAAAAATGATAGCAGAATTTTTATATAGTCTGATTATTAAGTGATTATAATTTAACCGTATTTCTAATTATTTCCGTATAAAACGTCGATTTCGCCAGCTGTTTACTCGATGCCGTGCTGATTGGCCTGCGTCGCTGTTCCTTCATCTTAACGCGCACTGGTCCTGCGCAGATCGGCTCTCGATGAAGTCCCTGAACGGTCCGTCGGAAACGTCACTTCCGTCCTCCGGTCAAACTCAGTTTTGTAACATTTCAGCTTCTAGAGTTTGAATacgttgtttttcttttgaatacACATTTTTGGTAGCGCTTAGACACACTCGAGCCTTGAAGTAGCGATATGAATACTTTTGCTTCTGTCTGACGCAGTAAGGCTTCCTTTCGTTCAGAGGTTCGCGCTGGTTAGCAAGTTAGCAAGCTGGTTAGCAAGTAGCAAGCTGATTGCTAGGTAACGTCTGCTGACAACGGACCTACGCGGGATGTGACTGACAGCCTTCAGTAACCCTCA
This portion of the Scatophagus argus isolate fScaArg1 chromosome 13, fScaArg1.pri, whole genome shotgun sequence genome encodes:
- the gpr160 gene encoding probable G-protein coupled receptor 160, with amino-acid sequence MNISIPSILFGLGGKCLLNWTLVFLQINHISRSFLGVFSISLAVIDTALVLFVTTLHVLADGYVFLLGLLLTRYHVCLLVQILGQVYSALQWPVVVVAALDHFCTVTQRLRPTAARTRWFVYVFVTVFTWYLTALYVFLLSDFLPVLDDVSHSQINHCWVFHTSQILQVVTLLLLTLGCAALGAECSTRLLKNPPVKYQTADLSSTHSRVSVVHQAVRMLLNTWALFLIFMVVLLLLPVGIPACLGLNAAWLCFLNSLLIAVVLCVVCPASQLAQGLAALPPDSFCEWRFKFSLAAEDRT